The following proteins are co-located in the Syngnathus scovelli strain Florida chromosome 5, RoL_Ssco_1.2, whole genome shotgun sequence genome:
- the si:dkey-162b23.4 gene encoding sodium/hydrogen exchanger 9B2 isoform X1 — MITMEDTRSKPATPEPNLAPSPAPSPAPSPAPSPAPSPTPSPLLDRIPLPSGNHVEHLNVNQIQVVVRRCSSPNVTEETTYFLPRTPVVDAGTNTEPPLVCCPLLHRFCPCPPRGLVASVITKVLLAAVLFGVVWSVTEDECLPGGNLFGITVLFICAVIGGKLVALIRLPRLPPFPPLLGMLLMGFTLRNIPVITDGVYINFRWSASLRNIALAVILARAGLGLDPSALRKLKSVCLRVAVGPCIIETCTIALVSHFLMGLPWVWGFILGFVLGAVSPAVVVPSMLLLQKDGYGVEQGIPTLLMAAGSFDDILAITGFTTCLGVAFATGSTWYNILRGVLEVAGGLLAGILLGFLIQYFPSLDQKHLVMKRSFLVLGLSVFAVFGSGVAGFPGSGGLCTLVLAFLAGLGWGTEKARVEEVVGWAWDVFQPLLFGLIGAEIRVSELEAQTVGLGIASLVIALLVRLLFTYVCVLFAGFNIREKLFIALAWMPKATVQAAIGSTALDMARTRQDKQMQKYGMDVLTVAVLSILLTAPVGALIIGLCGPCLLQKPKISACGERVKPNLSAFFLGTAAGGDEDNDTPITYESTL, encoded by the exons CTGCTACTCCGGAGCCTAATCTCGCACCCAGTCCCGCACCAAGTCCTGCACCCAGTCCCGCACCAAGTCCTGCACCAAGTCCCACTCCAAGTCCACTTCTTGACAGAATCCCATTGCCGTCAGGAAACCATGTGGAG CATCTTAATGTGAACCAGATCCAGGTAGTGGTACGACGTTGTTCCAGTCCAAATGTCACAGAGGAAACCACCTATTTTCTTCCTCGTACCCCTGTGGTGGATGCTGGCACCAACACAGAACCACCACTTGTTTGCTGCCCCTTGCTTCACAGATTTTGCCCTTGTCCTCCAAGAGGCCTTGTGGCCTCTGTCATTACAAAAG TCCTCTTGGCTGCGGTGCTCTTCGGAGTGGTGTGGTCCGTCACAGAGGATGAATGTCTTCCAGGTGGTAACCTGTTTGGCATTACGGTGCTTTTCATCTGCGCAGTCATTGGTGGCAAACTGGTGGCTCTGATCCGCCTGCCCAGGCTTCCTCCTTTCCCTCCACTTCTTG GTATGCTGCTTATGGGTTTCACGCTGAGAAATATCCCAGTAATAACAGACGGTGTGTACATTAACTTCAGGTGGTCCGCCTCTCTCAGGAACATTGCGCTAGCGGTCATCTTGGCCAGAGCCGGCCTGGGTTTGGATCCCTCG GCTCTGAGGAAGCTCAAgtctgtgtgtttgcgtgtggcaGTGGGGCCGTGCATTATTGAGACCTGCACCATAGCTCTGGTCTCGCACTTCCTCATGGGTTTACCGTGGGTGTGGGGCTTCATCCTTGG CTTTGTgcttggtgctgtgtcgccagcAGTGGTGGTGCCCTCCATGTTGCTTCTGCAGAAGGATGGTTACGGCGTGGAGCAGGGCATCCCCACTCTGTTGATGGCAGCGGGCAGCTTTGACGACATTCTCGCCATAACAGGATTCACAACATGCTTGGGTGTTGCTTTTGCTACAG GTTCCACATGGTACAACATCTTGAGAGGTGTGCTGGAGGTGGCCGGTGGCTTGCTTGCTGGGATCCTTCTTGGTTTCCTCATCCAGTACTTTCCCAGTCTCGACCAG AAACACTTGGTGATGAAGCGATCCTTCCTGGTGCTCGGCCTGTCTGTCTTTGCTGTGTTTGGCAGCGGTGTTGCTGGATTTCCTGGTTCTGGTGGCCTCTGCACTCTAGTGTTGGCATTTCTTGCTGGTCTCGGATGGGGTACAGAAAAG GCACGCGTGGAGGAAGTGGTGGGCTGGGCATGGGACGTTTTTCAGCCACTTCTCTTTGGATTAATCGGAGCAGAGATTAGAGTGTCGGAGTTGGAGGCACAAACAGTTG GTCTGGGTATTGCTTCTCTGGTCATTGCACTGCTGGTTCGTCTACTTTTCACCTACGTTTGCGTGTTGTTCGCCGGCTTTAACATTCGAGAAAAGCTTTTCATTGCCCTGGCTTGGATGCCCAAAGCCACAGTGCAG GCAGCCATTGGCTCGACAGCTTTGGACATGGCCAGGACAAGGCAGGACAAACAGATGCAGAAGTACGGCATGGACGTACTCACTGTGGCTGTGCTTTCCATCCTTCTCACTGCGCCAGTCGGAGCCCTTATCATAGGCCTGTGTGGACCATGCCTGCTGCAGAAGCCAAAGATTTCAGCCTGTGGTGAGCGAGTCAAACCGAAtttatcagctttttttttag GCACTGCGGCGGGTGGCGATGAGGACAATGACACGCCGATCACGTATGAAAGTACTCTCTGA
- the si:dkey-162b23.4 gene encoding sodium/hydrogen exchanger 9B2 isoform X2 produces the protein MITMEDTRSKPATPEPNLAPSPAPSPAPSPAPSPAPSPTPSPLLDRIPLPSGNHVEHLNVNQIQVVVRRCSSPNVTEETTYFLPRTPVVDAGTNTEPPLVCCPLLHRFCPCPPRGLVASVITKVLLAAVLFGVVWSVTEDECLPGGNLFGITVLFICAVIGGKLVALIRLPRLPPFPPLLGMLLMGFTLRNIPVITDGVYINFRWSASLRNIALAVILARAGLGLDPSALRKLKSVCLRVAVGPCIIETCTIALVSHFLMGLPWVWGFILGFVLGAVSPAVVVPSMLLLQKDGYGVEQGIPTLLMAAGSFDDILAITGFTTCLGVAFATGSTWYNILRGVLEVAGGLLAGILLGFLIQYFPSLDQKHLVMKRSFLVLGLSVFAVFGSGVAGFPGSGGLCTLVLAFLAGLGWGTEKARVEEVVGWAWDVFQPLLFGLIGAEIRVSELEAQTVGLGIASLVIALLVRLLFTYVCVLFAGFNIREKLFIALAWMPKATVQAAIGSTALDMARTRQDKQMQKYGMDVLTVAVLSILLTAPVGALIIGLCGPCLLQKPKISACGTAAGGDEDNDTPITYESTL, from the exons CTGCTACTCCGGAGCCTAATCTCGCACCCAGTCCCGCACCAAGTCCTGCACCCAGTCCCGCACCAAGTCCTGCACCAAGTCCCACTCCAAGTCCACTTCTTGACAGAATCCCATTGCCGTCAGGAAACCATGTGGAG CATCTTAATGTGAACCAGATCCAGGTAGTGGTACGACGTTGTTCCAGTCCAAATGTCACAGAGGAAACCACCTATTTTCTTCCTCGTACCCCTGTGGTGGATGCTGGCACCAACACAGAACCACCACTTGTTTGCTGCCCCTTGCTTCACAGATTTTGCCCTTGTCCTCCAAGAGGCCTTGTGGCCTCTGTCATTACAAAAG TCCTCTTGGCTGCGGTGCTCTTCGGAGTGGTGTGGTCCGTCACAGAGGATGAATGTCTTCCAGGTGGTAACCTGTTTGGCATTACGGTGCTTTTCATCTGCGCAGTCATTGGTGGCAAACTGGTGGCTCTGATCCGCCTGCCCAGGCTTCCTCCTTTCCCTCCACTTCTTG GTATGCTGCTTATGGGTTTCACGCTGAGAAATATCCCAGTAATAACAGACGGTGTGTACATTAACTTCAGGTGGTCCGCCTCTCTCAGGAACATTGCGCTAGCGGTCATCTTGGCCAGAGCCGGCCTGGGTTTGGATCCCTCG GCTCTGAGGAAGCTCAAgtctgtgtgtttgcgtgtggcaGTGGGGCCGTGCATTATTGAGACCTGCACCATAGCTCTGGTCTCGCACTTCCTCATGGGTTTACCGTGGGTGTGGGGCTTCATCCTTGG CTTTGTgcttggtgctgtgtcgccagcAGTGGTGGTGCCCTCCATGTTGCTTCTGCAGAAGGATGGTTACGGCGTGGAGCAGGGCATCCCCACTCTGTTGATGGCAGCGGGCAGCTTTGACGACATTCTCGCCATAACAGGATTCACAACATGCTTGGGTGTTGCTTTTGCTACAG GTTCCACATGGTACAACATCTTGAGAGGTGTGCTGGAGGTGGCCGGTGGCTTGCTTGCTGGGATCCTTCTTGGTTTCCTCATCCAGTACTTTCCCAGTCTCGACCAG AAACACTTGGTGATGAAGCGATCCTTCCTGGTGCTCGGCCTGTCTGTCTTTGCTGTGTTTGGCAGCGGTGTTGCTGGATTTCCTGGTTCTGGTGGCCTCTGCACTCTAGTGTTGGCATTTCTTGCTGGTCTCGGATGGGGTACAGAAAAG GCACGCGTGGAGGAAGTGGTGGGCTGGGCATGGGACGTTTTTCAGCCACTTCTCTTTGGATTAATCGGAGCAGAGATTAGAGTGTCGGAGTTGGAGGCACAAACAGTTG GTCTGGGTATTGCTTCTCTGGTCATTGCACTGCTGGTTCGTCTACTTTTCACCTACGTTTGCGTGTTGTTCGCCGGCTTTAACATTCGAGAAAAGCTTTTCATTGCCCTGGCTTGGATGCCCAAAGCCACAGTGCAG GCAGCCATTGGCTCGACAGCTTTGGACATGGCCAGGACAAGGCAGGACAAACAGATGCAGAAGTACGGCATGGACGTACTCACTGTGGCTGTGCTTTCCATCCTTCTCACTGCGCCAGTCGGAGCCCTTATCATAGGCCTGTGTGGACCATGCCTGCTGCAGAAGCCAAAGATTTCAGCCTGTG GCACTGCGGCGGGTGGCGATGAGGACAATGACACGCCGATCACGTATGAAAGTACTCTCTGA